Proteins co-encoded in one Haladaptatus sp. ZSTT2 genomic window:
- a CDS encoding ribonuclease P protein component 4, with translation MTTIAEERIARLHDLSRDAVKTGHDDRAREYVRLARRIAERHRLRLPREFKRFTCASCDAYLVPGRNARVRLQDGHVVISCDCGHHARHPY, from the coding sequence ATGACTACTATTGCCGAAGAGCGGATTGCGCGCCTGCACGACCTTTCAAGAGACGCCGTCAAAACCGGTCACGATGACCGGGCACGCGAGTACGTGAGACTGGCCAGACGCATCGCCGAGCGACATCGGTTGCGTCTCCCCCGGGAGTTCAAACGCTTTACGTGCGCCTCGTGCGACGCGTACCTGGTTCCCGGGCGCAACGCACGCGTCAGGCTGCAAGACGGGCACGTCGTCATTTCCTGTGATTGTGGCCATCACGCACGACACCCATACTAA
- a CDS encoding YhbY family RNA-binding protein, with translation MVNQDLRKEAHDVEVTVWVGKSGHGAVLEELKTQLQDRKLVKVKFLRASRGGTTVEEMAEELAENAGAEVVDTRGNTAVFH, from the coding sequence ATGGTAAATCAAGACTTGCGGAAAGAAGCCCACGATGTCGAAGTCACCGTCTGGGTCGGCAAGAGCGGCCACGGTGCCGTCCTCGAAGAGTTGAAAACCCAACTCCAAGACCGAAAGCTGGTGAAAGTCAAGTTCCTCCGCGCCTCGCGGGGCGGAACGACGGTCGAAGAGATGGCCGAAGAACTCGCGGAAAACGCCGGTGCGGAGGTCGTTGATACGCGGGGGAACACGGCGGT
- a CDS encoding glycosyltransferase family 4 protein, with protein MRALNYLELESALARSGIGTATDQQRSALEQTDVEVITSPWVGGNVDRGLRSALYGGPLLESVDVVHLNTIGPVSLALARRAKSKDIPLILHAHTTGEDFAESFRGSNLAAPVLARYLKWFYSQADLVLCPSEFTKNILESYPVTAPIRPITNGVDIDALEGHDELREEYRDKYDLSGMVVFAVGSVFERKGLTTFCELAEETDYDFAWFGTYDTGPQASATVTEWVNNPPENVTFTGWVEDIRGAYGAGDVYLFPTKNENQGIAVLEAMACGKAVVIRDIPVFSEFYTHGEDCLKCSTHEEFRAALDRLAAEPALRERLGENARQTAADHGLDRVASELLTIYRDVTNH; from the coding sequence GTGCGCGCGCTCAACTATCTCGAACTCGAATCGGCACTAGCGCGGAGCGGGATTGGCACCGCAACTGACCAGCAACGCTCGGCGCTCGAACAGACCGATGTAGAGGTCATCACCTCCCCGTGGGTGGGTGGGAATGTAGACCGCGGACTCAGGAGCGCGCTGTACGGCGGCCCGCTGCTCGAATCGGTCGATGTGGTGCATCTGAACACGATTGGACCAGTCTCGCTTGCACTTGCTCGCCGCGCGAAATCGAAGGATATCCCGCTCATCTTACACGCCCACACGACGGGCGAAGACTTCGCAGAGAGCTTTCGCGGGTCGAACCTCGCCGCACCCGTGCTCGCGCGCTACCTGAAGTGGTTTTACTCGCAGGCAGACCTCGTGCTCTGCCCGAGCGAGTTCACGAAGAACATCCTCGAATCGTACCCTGTGACCGCCCCGATTCGCCCGATAACGAACGGCGTGGATATCGACGCGCTCGAAGGCCACGATGAGTTGCGCGAGGAGTACCGGGACAAATACGACCTCTCGGGAATGGTCGTCTTCGCTGTGGGGAGCGTCTTCGAGCGAAAAGGCCTCACCACGTTCTGTGAACTCGCAGAAGAGACCGACTACGATTTCGCGTGGTTCGGCACCTACGACACCGGTCCACAAGCGAGCGCAACCGTCACCGAGTGGGTGAACAACCCACCGGAAAATGTGACGTTCACCGGGTGGGTCGAAGACATTCGCGGCGCGTACGGCGCAGGCGACGTGTATCTGTTCCCGACGAAAAACGAGAATCAGGGCATCGCCGTCCTCGAAGCGATGGCTTGTGGCAAAGCCGTCGTCATCCGCGACATTCCTGTCTTCTCCGAGTTCTACACCCACGGCGAAGACTGCCTCAAGTGTTCGACTCACGAGGAGTTCCGCGCCGCACTTGACAGATTGGCAGCAGAACCAGCGCTCCGAGAACGACTCGGGGAAAACGCGAGGCAAACCGCGGCCGACCACGGCTTAGACCGCGTTGCAAGCGAACTTCTTACAATCTATCGTGATGTCACAAACCATTAA
- a CDS encoding glycosyltransferase, with amino-acid sequence MPRVAAFTDTYLPTVNGVTYTVKTWRDRWLARGGRMDIVFPKARGYSPDPGEHAVRSLPFPFYDGFYLGTPSVPEAVEDVDIVHAHTPFSLGLGGLRLSREVDAPFITSYHTPTSEYADYLAQREFLSNGLGRIAESYERWFFGQADTVLVPSADTKRHLTDEVGIESRVEVVPNGVDIETFRPADGTEFRHKHGIDTDRPLIGYTGRHGFEKSLTSILDAIDGMDVTVVFGGDGPARETLEARAAEMDMDIRFLGFLDREDLPSFYAALNVFAFPSPVETQGIVALEANAAGTPVVGVNAGALEDTVIDGVTGYHFEPGDIAGFRDGLERALANNAELSENCVSRRDQISVEAAVDQLLDVYERELAQYS; translated from the coding sequence ATGCCCCGGGTCGCCGCCTTCACGGATACCTACCTGCCCACGGTAAACGGGGTCACGTATACGGTCAAAACGTGGCGCGACCGGTGGCTCGCCCGCGGCGGGCGCATGGACATCGTCTTTCCCAAAGCGCGCGGCTACAGCCCCGACCCGGGCGAACATGCCGTCAGAAGCCTGCCGTTCCCCTTCTATGATGGCTTTTACCTCGGGACGCCATCAGTTCCGGAGGCAGTCGAAGACGTAGACATCGTCCACGCCCACACCCCGTTTTCTCTCGGGCTTGGCGGCCTTCGACTCTCACGGGAGGTCGACGCGCCGTTCATCACGTCGTATCACACCCCGACGAGCGAGTATGCAGACTACCTCGCTCAGCGCGAGTTTCTCTCGAACGGCCTTGGCCGCATCGCGGAGTCCTACGAGCGCTGGTTTTTCGGCCAAGCAGACACCGTCCTCGTCCCGAGTGCAGACACGAAACGGCATCTCACGGACGAAGTCGGCATCGAAAGTCGGGTGGAAGTCGTCCCGAACGGGGTTGACATCGAGACGTTTCGCCCCGCAGACGGCACAGAGTTCCGACACAAACACGGCATCGACACGGACCGACCGCTGATTGGCTACACCGGCCGCCACGGCTTCGAGAAGTCGCTCACCTCCATCCTCGATGCCATCGACGGAATGGACGTGACCGTCGTCTTCGGCGGCGACGGCCCCGCCCGGGAAACGCTCGAAGCGAGAGCCGCAGAGATGGACATGGACATTCGCTTCCTCGGCTTTCTCGACCGCGAAGACCTCCCGTCGTTCTACGCCGCCCTCAACGTGTTCGCGTTCCCGAGTCCGGTCGAAACCCAAGGCATCGTCGCGCTCGAAGCGAACGCTGCCGGGACGCCAGTCGTTGGAGTGAACGCCGGTGCGCTCGAAGACACGGTCATCGATGGCGTAACTGGCTACCACTTCGAACCCGGCGACATCGCCGGCTTCAGAGACGGCTTAGAGCGGGCGCTTGCGAACAATGCAGAGCTAAGTGAAAATTGTGTTTCTCGCCGCGACCAGATTAGCGTCGAGGCGGCGGTCGACCAGTTGTTGGACGTGTACGAACGCGAACTCGCTCAGTACTCGTAG